In Candidatus Manganitrophus morganii, the genomic window AAAATAACAACTTCTAACTTCGTTTCGCCACTGACCTTCATGAGCGCTTGTTCGGCCTCCCACTTGGACAAGCCATAGGCATCTTGAGGATTAGGCCGATCGGTCTCAGTGAAGGGTTGCTCCGAAAAGTTCTCCTCCCCATTGACCTTTACTGAGCTGATGTAGATAAATCGTCGGACCCCGGCCGCCGCAGCCTGGCAGGCCAGATTCCACGTGCCCTCCACATTCACCCGACGAAATTCACCGAGAGGATCGGACGCGGGCTCATTCATCACATGCACCCGGCCAGCAGTGTGGACCACCGCGTCCATTCCTGATACGGCTGCCTTCCAGTCGGTCTTCGGGCCCAGGTCATCTATTTCAACCAGAGAAACCCTATGCGGTATCTCTGATCTCTTACGCCGCAGGGCAGCCTTGATCTGATATTGAGGATTCGGAGCCCAGCGAGAGAGAACCGCGCCGGCGACAAAACCGCTCGCCCCAGTGACAAGGACTTTCATCTTAAACGCACTCCCGCGACGGAGAGCAGGTCGTCTGCCATTGCCTGCATGAGTTTGGTTCGAGCATACTTGTCGATAAACTCAGGTCTCCGCGTATTCATTAAAGAGAGCTTTTCAAAGACCTCCTCCGCTTCGGCAGCATCGCAGGGATGAAACACAGCGGCGTTAGTAATTTCGGATTTCACAAAGTCCGCCGCATATCCCGACACCCCGGCCCAGATCGGTTTTCCCATCGCCGCATATTCAAACAGCTTGGATGGAAGCACCTTTTTAAAAGCCTCATAGTCGTTCAAGTGGA contains:
- a CDS encoding SDR family oxidoreductase — its product is MKVLVTGASGFVAGAVLSRWAPNPQYQIKAALRRKRSEIPHRVSLVEIDDLGPKTDWKAAVSGMDAVVHTAGRVHVMNEPASDPLGEFRRVNVEGTWNLACQAAAAGVRRFIYISSVKVNGEENFSEQPFTETDRPNPQDAYGLSKWEAEQALMKVSGETKLEVVILRFPLVYGPRMKGNMPRLFWLADRGLPLPFQRVRNRRSLLYVGNAVSAISKSLSHPNAAGATFMVSDGEPVSTPELIRRIASVLNRPVRLIPFPPSVLRSAGRLIRRSEEVNRLLDSLIMDSSKIGRVLNWNPPYTLNQGLKETANWYKNEIGEYETHL